The following coding sequences are from one Nicotiana tabacum cultivar K326 chromosome 1, ASM71507v2, whole genome shotgun sequence window:
- the LOC107783974 gene encoding la protein 1, with translation MAKTLNEETIKKVIRQVEFYFSDSNLPKDGFLKKTVDESEDGLVSLALICSFSRMRYHLGLGASKQEEISDDTIQAVAEALKASSFLKISEDGKRVGRVTELSKPEEVIEQIDVRTIAASPLEYSVKLEDVESFFGQHGKVNSVRLPRHVADKRMFCGTALVEFASEEDAANVVKQNLVYEGVELELKPKKDFDVERANEEKEVEHNRPHLGPNSKNNAKPEPDYPKGLIIAFKLKRKSSTEQNGNHQAAAESASAPETEGNKETTKDNVKVTEEKVPEDKDEDNNEKGDEKDVENGSGETDVQNPEAIEKSVESPTEEDDQAPAEEKLSIAACKDNKDVVMREDLKSVFQKFGTVKFVDFTIGSESGYIRFENEGAAQKARAAGVLAEEGGLTVKNFIAALDPVTGDAEKEYWSMFRNNQDKRRDFNKGNRGRGGRHNRGGKHSRPRGNDSGGRPNKFQKVRT, from the exons ATGGCCAAAACTTTGAACGAAGAAACAATCAAGAAGGTCATTCGACAG GTTGAGTTTTACTTCAGTGATAGTAATCTTCCAAAAGATGGGTTTCTTAAGAAAACTGTTGATGAAAGTGAAGATGGGT TGGTAAGTTTGGCTTTGATATGTTCGTTTTCACGGATGAGGTATCATTTGGGTTTGGGAGCTTCAAAGCAGGAAGAGATATCAGATGATACTATACAAGCTGTTGCTGAAGCTCTAAAGGCTTCTTCTTTTCTTAAGATTTCGGAAGATG GGAAACGTGTTGGTAGAGTGACAGAGCTTTCGAAGCCTGAGGAGGTTATAGAGCAAATAGATGTCAGGACAATTGCTGCATCCCCATTGGAATACAGTGTCAAGCTTGAAGATGTGGAGTCCTTCTTTGGTCAGCATGGCAAG gtTAACAGTGTGAGACTGCCTCGTCATGTAGCTGACAAAAGGATGTTTTGTGGCACTGCTCTGGTTGAGTTCGCCAGTGAGGAAGATGCGGCTAATGTTGTGAAGCAAAACTTGGTTTATGAAGGAGTCGAATTAGAACTGAAACCAAA GAAAGATTTCGATGTAGAAAGAGCCAATGAAGAGAAAGAAGTTGAGCATAACCGTCCTCATCTTGGTCCAAATAGTAAAAATAATGCGAAGCCTGAACCAGA CTATCCTAAGGGCTTGATCATTGCATTTAAGTTGAAGAGAAAAAGCTCTACAGAACAAAATGGTAATCATCAAGCGGCAGCTGAAAGCGCAAGTGCTCCCGAAACAGAAGgcaataaagaaacaacaaaagACAATGTTAAAGTGACAGAAGAGAAGGTGCCCGAAGATAAAGATGAAGACAATAATGAGAAGGGTGATGAAAAAGATGTAGAGAATGGAAGTGGGGAGACTGATGTTCAGAATCCTGAAGCTATAGAGAAATCCGTGGAAAGTCCAACTGAAGAGGATGATCAAGCTCCTGCTGAAGAAAAATTATCAATTGCTGCTTGCAAAGACAACAAGGACGTTGTTATGCGTGAAGACTTAAAGAGCGTTTTCCAAAAATTTGGCACTGTGAAG TTTGTTGATTTCACGATTGGATCAGAATCAGGTTATATAAGGTTTGAAAATGAAGGGGCTGCACAGAAAGCACGTGCTGCTGGTGTACTTGCTGAAGAAGGTGGTCTGACGGTGAAAAATTTCATTGCTGCCTTAGACCCAGTAACTG GTGATGCTGAGAAGGAATACTGGAGTATGTTCCGTAATAACCAGGACAAACGCCGCGACTTTAATAAAGGGAATAGGGGAAG GGGAGGAAGGCACAACAGAGGTGGGAAGCATTCGCGCCCAAGGGGAAACGATTCAGGTGGTCGTCCAAACAAATTCCAGAAAGTTAGGACATGA